The following coding sequences are from one Acidobacteriota bacterium window:
- a CDS encoding ATP-dependent Clp protease ATP-binding subunit: MFEKYTEKARRVIFFARYEASQFGSSRIETEHLLLGLIREDKGLTSRFLPGPESTLQDLRKEIEGRTLVRDRVSTSVDLPFSEESKRVLQIAAEEARTLAHRHIGTEHLLLGLLAEERSVAAEILRERGLRPGLIREELLRAGAERQAPPRPKEPLTLTEFSRDLTEAAEADRLDPLIGREEEIERMVQILCRRTKNNPVLIGEPGVGKTAIVEGLAQRIASGRVPRGLRDKRILALDLSLVVAGTKYRGQFEERMKVLLKELAENREFIVFVDEVHTLMGAGSAEGSLDAANILKPALSRGEIQCIGSTTPREYARSIEKDRSLERRFQSVRVAPPSEEETVGILRGIRDRYESFHGLQYTEEALETAVYLSSRYISDRFLPDKAIDVIDEAGARVKLRTDSAPREESPPGARAGSPEGEGMRIFRESWQIRTIPPPEVTRGDIEQVVARWTGIPVSAIREEEGARLLRMEEELHRRVISQDRAINALSRAIRRSRAGLKSPGRPVGSFLFLGPTGVGKTETARALAAFLFGSESSMVRLDMSEYMEKHSVSRLIGSPPGYVGHEEGGQLTEKIKRHPYSVLLLDEMEKAHPDVSNILLQVFEDGRLTDSHGNTVDFKNSLIIMTSNIGARLLEKGGPVGFRAGDESPMRSTEDRIHDEVRRVFNPEFLNRIDEILFFDPLGDDDLERIVDLLIGTTNEALARKGLSIALRPEARRWIVERTCRDRTYGARPLGRAIRKYIEDPLAEALIRDRIGACSAIEIVLIDDALHCLPAGHPTAAAWKL, encoded by the coding sequence ATGTTCGAGAAATACACCGAAAAGGCCCGAAGGGTCATCTTCTTCGCGCGCTACGAGGCCAGCCAGTTCGGCAGCAGCCGCATCGAGACGGAGCATCTTCTGTTGGGCCTCATCCGCGAGGACAAAGGCCTGACCAGCCGCTTCCTCCCGGGCCCCGAGTCCACCCTCCAGGACCTCCGGAAGGAAATCGAGGGGCGCACCCTGGTGCGCGACAGGGTCTCGACCTCGGTGGACCTCCCCTTCTCGGAAGAAAGCAAGCGGGTGCTCCAGATCGCGGCGGAGGAAGCGCGCACTCTCGCCCACCGCCATATCGGAACCGAGCATCTCCTGCTGGGGCTTCTGGCCGAGGAGCGGTCGGTGGCGGCCGAAATCCTGCGCGAGCGCGGCCTGCGCCCGGGCCTGATCCGCGAGGAGCTCCTCCGGGCCGGTGCCGAGCGGCAGGCGCCCCCCCGCCCCAAGGAGCCGCTCACCCTGACGGAATTCTCCCGCGACCTCACCGAGGCCGCCGAGGCGGACCGCCTCGATCCCCTCATCGGCCGGGAGGAGGAAATCGAGCGGATGGTCCAGATCCTGTGCCGGCGCACCAAGAACAACCCGGTGCTGATCGGGGAGCCGGGCGTCGGGAAAACGGCCATCGTCGAGGGCCTGGCCCAGAGGATCGCCTCGGGCCGGGTGCCGCGCGGGCTCCGGGACAAGAGAATCCTCGCCCTGGACCTGTCGCTGGTGGTGGCCGGGACGAAATACCGCGGCCAGTTCGAGGAGCGGATGAAGGTCCTCCTCAAGGAGCTGGCCGAGAACCGGGAATTCATAGTCTTCGTCGACGAAGTGCACACCCTGATGGGGGCGGGCTCGGCGGAAGGCTCGCTCGACGCCGCCAACATCCTGAAGCCGGCGCTGTCCCGGGGGGAGATCCAGTGCATCGGTTCGACCACCCCCCGCGAATACGCGCGCTCGATCGAAAAGGACCGGTCGCTGGAGCGCCGTTTCCAGTCGGTCAGGGTGGCACCCCCTTCGGAGGAGGAAACCGTCGGCATCCTCAGGGGGATCCGGGACAGGTACGAATCGTTCCACGGGCTCCAGTACACGGAGGAGGCGCTCGAAACCGCCGTATACCTCTCCAGCCGCTACATTTCCGACCGCTTCCTGCCCGACAAGGCCATCGACGTCATCGACGAGGCGGGAGCGCGGGTCAAGTTGCGGACCGATTCGGCGCCCCGGGAGGAATCGCCCCCGGGGGCGCGCGCCGGAAGCCCCGAGGGGGAGGGGATGCGGATCTTCCGGGAAAGCTGGCAGATCCGGACCATCCCGCCCCCCGAGGTGACCCGGGGAGACATCGAACAGGTCGTCGCCCGGTGGACGGGAATACCCGTATCCGCCATCCGGGAGGAGGAGGGCGCCCGGCTGCTGCGGATGGAGGAAGAACTCCACCGGCGCGTCATCAGCCAGGACCGCGCCATCAACGCCCTGTCCAGGGCCATCCGGCGCTCGCGGGCCGGGCTGAAATCCCCCGGGCGCCCCGTGGGGTCCTTCCTGTTTCTCGGCCCCACGGGCGTGGGGAAAACCGAAACGGCCCGGGCGCTGGCCGCCTTCCTGTTCGGCAGCGAGAGTTCCATGGTCCGGCTGGACATGTCCGAATACATGGAAAAGCATTCCGTATCCCGCCTGATCGGCTCCCCGCCGGGATACGTGGGGCACGAGGAGGGGGGGCAGCTGACCGAAAAGATCAAACGCCACCCCTACTCGGTCCTGCTCCTGGACGAGATGGAAAAGGCCCACCCGGACGTTTCGAACATCCTGCTGCAGGTCTTCGAGGACGGCCGGCTGACCGATTCGCACGGCAACACGGTCGATTTCAAAAACAGCCTCATCATCATGACCTCGAACATCGGGGCGCGCCTGCTCGAAAAAGGGGGGCCCGTGGGCTTCCGCGCGGGGGACGAATCCCCCATGCGGAGCACCGAGGACCGGATCCACGACGAGGTCCGGCGGGTCTTCAACCCCGAATTTCTCAACCGGATCGACGAAATCCTCTTCTTCGACCCGCTCGGCGACGACGACCTGGAAAGGATCGTCGACCTGCTGATCGGGACGACCAACGAGGCCCTCGCCCGGAAGGGGCTCTCCATCGCGCTCCGGCCCGAAGCCAGGAGATGGATCGTGGAGCGAACCTGCCGCGACCGCACCTACGGGGCCCGCCCCCTCGGCCGGGCGATCCGGAAATACATCGAGGACCCGCTTGCGGAAGCCCTCATCCGCGACCGTATCGGGGCGTGTTCCGCCATTGAAATCGTCCTCATCGACGACGCCCTCCACTGTCTCCCCGCCGGCCATCCCACCGCCGCCGCCTGGAAGCTCTGA
- the lysS gene encoding lysine--tRNA ligase, translating into MENQTNLLEQRRFKLAELQRLGYDPYPHRFDYTHTLGQLRAAFDPLDAAGLEERKETVRICGRIMSLRPHGKAGFLDLAEGEQRVQVYVRRDTAGEEMFELFRLFDLGDIIGAAGTVFRTRTGELTLLASQVFHLSKNLQPLPEKWHGLTDVETRFRQRYVDLIMNPGVREVFVRRSAVIREIRRYLDKRGYMEVETPVLQTIAGGALARPFRTHHNALDIDLYLRISLELHLKRLVVGGIPRVYELSRIFRNEGISSHHNPEFTMLEFYQAYSDYNDLMDMSEEMITRIAETVTGSRQVRYGEHLLDFDRWQRMTMKEATFRFWPAAVPAPAEGDFQSVDRLRALAEAVGARPEPSDGPGKLTALLFETVAEEHLIQPTIIYDHPAEVSPLSKTKPGDPDTAERFELYIAGMEIANAYSELNDPAEQKARFEEQLLARDRGDEEAHGMDQDYIRALGYGMPPTAGEGIGIDRLAMVLTDSPSIRDVILFPLLRPEPAADE; encoded by the coding sequence ATGGAAAACCAGACTAATCTCCTCGAGCAGCGCCGCTTCAAGCTGGCGGAGCTCCAGCGCCTGGGATACGACCCCTATCCGCACCGGTTCGACTACACCCACACCCTGGGGCAGCTGCGCGCGGCCTTCGACCCCCTGGACGCCGCCGGCCTCGAGGAAAGAAAGGAAACCGTCCGGATCTGCGGCCGCATCATGTCCCTGCGCCCGCACGGCAAGGCGGGATTCCTGGACCTCGCCGAAGGCGAGCAGCGCGTTCAGGTATACGTCCGCCGCGACACGGCGGGAGAGGAGATGTTCGAGCTCTTCCGGCTGTTCGACCTCGGCGACATCATCGGGGCGGCCGGGACGGTCTTCCGCACCCGCACGGGCGAACTGACGCTGCTGGCCTCCCAGGTCTTCCACCTGTCCAAGAACCTGCAGCCGCTGCCCGAAAAGTGGCACGGGCTGACCGACGTGGAGACCCGGTTCCGCCAGCGCTACGTCGACCTCATCATGAATCCCGGGGTCCGCGAGGTCTTCGTCAGGCGCAGCGCCGTCATCCGGGAGATCCGCCGCTACCTCGACAAGCGGGGGTACATGGAGGTGGAGACGCCGGTGCTGCAGACCATCGCGGGGGGGGCGCTGGCGCGCCCGTTCCGGACGCATCACAACGCCCTGGACATCGACCTCTACCTCCGCATCTCCCTGGAACTCCACCTCAAGCGCCTCGTCGTGGGGGGGATCCCCAGGGTCTACGAACTGAGCCGCATCTTCCGGAACGAGGGGATCTCCTCGCACCACAACCCCGAGTTCACCATGCTGGAGTTCTACCAGGCCTACAGCGACTACAACGACCTGATGGACATGTCCGAGGAGATGATCACCCGGATCGCCGAAACCGTGACCGGCTCGCGCCAGGTCCGGTACGGGGAGCACCTGCTCGATTTCGACCGCTGGCAGCGGATGACGATGAAGGAAGCGACCTTCAGGTTCTGGCCCGCTGCGGTCCCCGCCCCCGCCGAGGGGGACTTCCAATCGGTCGACAGGCTGCGGGCGCTCGCGGAGGCGGTCGGCGCCCGGCCCGAACCCTCCGACGGCCCGGGAAAACTGACGGCCCTCCTGTTCGAGACGGTGGCGGAGGAACACCTGATCCAGCCGACGATCATTTACGATCACCCCGCGGAGGTCTCCCCGCTGTCGAAGACCAAACCGGGCGACCCCGACACCGCCGAGCGCTTCGAGCTCTACATCGCCGGCATGGAAATCGCCAACGCCTATTCGGAGCTGAACGACCCGGCCGAGCAGAAGGCGCGGTTCGAGGAGCAGCTGCTCGCGCGCGACCGCGGCGACGAGGAAGCCCATGGCATGGACCAGGACTACATCCGCGCCCTCGGCTACGGGATGCCCCCCACGGCGGGTGAAGGGATCGGTATCGACCGCCTGGCCATGGTGCTGACCGACTCCCCGTCGATCCGCGACGTCATCCTGTTCCCGCTCCTGAGGCCCGAACCGGCGGCCGACGAGTGA
- the bamA gene encoding outer membrane protein assembly factor BamA produces the protein MARTAKCGICIVGFLLLGLAAYGQQTADVTTVERVDIRGNRRIPEDTIRASIIQTRPGEPFDAARVEFDLRSLYRTNYFENLEVQEKDGDIGKIVTFIVKEKPLVRSIEYTGNKSFTESDILEAFKEKKLGLTVDSQYDPVKIKMAERILRDLLLQNGKPLGSVRSDVETIPPYSVRVRFTVDEGANVRIGEIRFTGNKVFSDKKLQKALELTKERNMVTMFKGTDKYHREKLEYDIETNLKAFYQEHGYMQVQVGTPIVRIFEGPRGIIPLLRKTREQFFIEIPIDAGDQFRLGKLELKECGILNCEALARAFEMKSGDVVNFKKIRDTLDEIKKLYGNLGHINFSYIPEADYDNVNKTYDLTLTMQPDKGFFVRRINFLGNTKTRDKVMRREFILEEGKVFSSAALDNSILRLNQLGFFDRIEETDYQVKPDEKAGSVDVDVTVKEKSQQSIGFTGGVSGISGSFIGLNYSTNNFLGRGESIEVSIVGGTRQTNFVVSFVEPYLFDTRWRMGLSLFNQRYRYDTYSTFGLTDYSGEAEELFTQKMTGTQISLDRRLSRSFWTVGSGYTFQNIGVSNIAPGFETFALGQFTGYAAGDATDALEGIIRSEISPFVRYSSANAYFNATRGTEFRLSTAIAGGILGGDFNMIRPVVEYRRFITDRWLSGGRNVFALNAQFQYIRSYGDSSVPFFDRFFIGGENTVRGFDIRSISPIAVTSTRQFDPMGNPIIDLNTGLPKTVQSQPFAVGGDTVGILNFEYRIPVAGPLSVAAFYDLGLARASHKESLGDFGASRVDIIGSTNDTLRGSTGLEVQFVLPVVSAPFRLIFAYNPQRLDESITTTNGTFRINEPKKDIKFTVGRSF, from the coding sequence ATGGCAAGAACGGCTAAGTGCGGGATCTGCATCGTCGGGTTCCTTTTGTTGGGTCTCGCGGCCTACGGGCAGCAGACCGCCGACGTCACGACGGTCGAGCGGGTGGACATCCGGGGCAACCGGCGGATTCCCGAAGACACGATCCGCGCCTCGATCATTCAAACGCGTCCGGGAGAGCCCTTCGACGCGGCGCGGGTGGAGTTCGACCTGCGCTCCCTCTACCGGACCAATTATTTCGAAAACCTGGAAGTGCAGGAAAAGGACGGGGACATCGGGAAAATCGTCACCTTCATCGTCAAGGAAAAGCCGCTCGTCCGCTCCATAGAGTATACCGGGAACAAGTCCTTCACCGAATCGGACATCCTGGAGGCCTTCAAGGAAAAGAAGCTCGGGCTCACCGTGGACAGCCAGTACGACCCCGTCAAGATCAAGATGGCCGAACGCATCCTGCGGGACCTCCTGCTGCAGAACGGCAAGCCGCTGGGATCGGTCCGTTCCGATGTCGAGACCATCCCCCCGTACAGCGTGCGGGTGCGCTTCACCGTCGACGAGGGGGCCAACGTCCGCATCGGCGAGATCCGCTTCACCGGGAACAAGGTTTTCAGCGACAAGAAGCTCCAGAAAGCCCTCGAGCTCACCAAGGAACGCAACATGGTCACCATGTTCAAGGGGACCGACAAATACCACCGGGAGAAGCTGGAATACGACATCGAAACGAACCTGAAGGCGTTTTACCAGGAACATGGATACATGCAGGTCCAGGTGGGAACCCCCATCGTCCGGATCTTCGAGGGCCCCCGCGGCATCATCCCGCTGCTGAGAAAGACACGCGAGCAGTTTTTCATCGAAATCCCCATCGACGCCGGCGACCAGTTCCGGCTGGGGAAGCTCGAACTCAAGGAGTGCGGGATCCTGAACTGCGAAGCGCTCGCGCGCGCCTTCGAAATGAAGAGCGGAGACGTCGTCAACTTCAAGAAGATCCGGGACACCCTGGACGAGATCAAGAAACTCTACGGCAACCTCGGGCACATCAATTTTTCCTACATCCCCGAGGCGGACTACGACAACGTCAACAAGACCTATGACCTGACCCTGACCATGCAGCCCGACAAGGGGTTCTTCGTCCGGCGGATCAACTTTCTCGGAAACACCAAGACGCGGGACAAGGTCATGCGCCGGGAATTCATCCTGGAGGAGGGGAAAGTCTTCAGCAGCGCCGCCCTGGACAACTCGATCCTCCGCCTGAACCAGCTGGGCTTTTTCGACCGGATCGAGGAAACCGACTACCAGGTCAAACCGGACGAAAAGGCCGGCTCGGTCGACGTCGACGTGACCGTGAAGGAAAAGAGCCAGCAGTCGATCGGGTTCACCGGCGGCGTCAGCGGGATCTCCGGCAGCTTCATCGGGCTCAACTATTCGACCAACAACTTCCTCGGGCGGGGGGAATCGATCGAGGTGAGCATCGTCGGGGGGACGCGCCAGACCAACTTCGTCGTGTCCTTCGTCGAGCCTTACCTTTTCGACACCCGCTGGAGAATGGGCCTGTCGCTTTTCAACCAGCGCTACCGCTACGACACCTACTCCACCTTCGGGCTGACCGATTACTCCGGAGAGGCCGAGGAGTTGTTCACCCAGAAGATGACGGGCACCCAGATCTCCCTGGACCGGCGCCTCTCCCGCTCGTTCTGGACGGTGGGGAGCGGCTACACCTTTCAGAACATCGGTGTCAGCAACATCGCACCCGGTTTCGAGACCTTCGCGCTGGGGCAGTTCACGGGGTATGCCGCGGGGGACGCGACCGACGCGCTGGAAGGCATCATCCGGAGCGAGATCTCCCCGTTCGTGCGTTACAGCTCCGCCAACGCCTATTTCAACGCCACGCGCGGCACCGAGTTCCGGCTGTCCACCGCCATCGCCGGGGGCATCCTGGGGGGGGACTTCAACATGATCCGCCCGGTGGTGGAGTACCGGCGCTTCATCACCGACCGGTGGCTGAGCGGCGGGCGCAACGTCTTCGCCCTCAACGCACAGTTCCAGTACATCCGGTCGTACGGCGACTCGAGCGTCCCCTTCTTCGACCGTTTCTTCATCGGGGGGGAGAACACCGTCCGGGGTTTCGATATCCGTTCGATCAGCCCCATCGCCGTCACCTCGACCCGGCAGTTCGACCCCATGGGCAACCCGATCATCGACCTGAACACGGGACTGCCCAAAACGGTGCAGTCGCAACCTTTCGCCGTGGGCGGAGACACCGTCGGAATCCTGAACTTCGAATACCGTATCCCCGTGGCCGGTCCGCTGTCGGTGGCGGCCTTCTACGACCTGGGTCTGGCCCGGGCCAGCCACAAGGAGTCGCTCGGGGACTTCGGCGCCAGCAGAGTGGACATCATCGGATCGACCAACGACACCCTGCGCGGATCGACGGGACTGGAGGTGCAGTTTGTCCTCCCCGTGGTCAGCGCCCCGTTCCGGCTGATCTTCGCCTACAACCCGCAGCGGCTCGACGAATCGATCACCACCACCAACGGCACGTTCAGGATCAATGAACCGAAAAAGGACATCAAGTTCACAGTGGGCCGCAGCTTCTGA
- the nusB gene encoding transcription antitermination factor NusB — MGHRRVARECALQMLYERDVGRHSPGEILRSYWTMNDHPKRVREFAEQLFTGTLGRVDEIDGVIQSHAKNWRLVRMAAVDRNVLRLAVYEFLSGGTTPNTVIINEALEIAKKFSTHESAQFVNGILDSIKNQLNSGGLANHGKPD, encoded by the coding sequence ATGGGACATCGGAGAGTGGCGCGCGAATGCGCGCTTCAGATGCTATACGAACGGGATGTGGGCAGGCACTCCCCCGGGGAGATCCTGCGCAGCTACTGGACGATGAACGACCATCCGAAACGGGTGCGCGAATTCGCCGAGCAGCTGTTTACGGGGACTCTCGGCCGGGTGGACGAAATCGACGGGGTGATCCAGAGTCACGCCAAAAACTGGCGCCTGGTCCGGATGGCCGCCGTCGACCGGAACGTCCTGCGCCTGGCGGTCTACGAATTCCTCTCGGGAGGCACGACGCCGAACACGGTCATCATCAACGAAGCGCTGGAAATCGCCAAGAAGTTTTCGACCCATGAATCCGCCCAGTTCGTGAACGGGATCCTGGACAGCATCAAGAACCAATTGAACAGCGGGGGGCTGGCAAACCATGGAAAACCAGACTAA
- a CDS encoding ABC transporter permease yields the protein MKFELFIALRYLREKRKQTLISVISILSVAGIAAGVMALVIALALSTGFKEDIQDKILGATPAVNLFRIDGMPVADPDALLARVGSIDGVTASAPAILKQVLVSSAYSNQGAALKGVDPEREAAVSEFFARILGNDPRALDRPPAGPGDGGRTPPDRIFIGKEMARTLQVGTGDTLRVFNPLGRLTPFGMTVSEKTLEVAGVFDSGLWDIDANWAYIHIDAARRLFAHSPGSALLVQFGIEDLDSAQTMADAIRRRAGDDYATSTWIELNRPLFSALKLEKIALFITIGLIVFVASLNIVTTLIMMVLEKQRDIAILAAMGATADNIQRVFRFQGLIIGVTGTALGSVLGVLASWMLDHFRLIRLEAAIYSIPYVPFHVRAWDVALISATAIAISFLATIYPARSASKLDPVEALRYE from the coding sequence ATGAAGTTCGAACTGTTCATCGCCCTGCGGTACCTCAGGGAAAAACGGAAACAGACCCTGATTTCCGTGATCTCGATCCTGTCCGTGGCGGGGATCGCGGCCGGAGTGATGGCCCTCGTCATCGCCCTGGCCCTCTCCACCGGGTTCAAGGAAGACATCCAGGACAAGATCCTGGGCGCCACTCCCGCCGTCAACCTCTTCCGGATCGACGGCATGCCCGTCGCCGACCCCGACGCCCTGCTCGCCCGGGTCGGCAGCATCGACGGGGTGACGGCGAGCGCCCCCGCGATCCTCAAACAGGTGCTCGTTTCGAGCGCCTACTCCAACCAGGGGGCGGCGCTCAAGGGGGTGGACCCGGAGCGGGAAGCGGCCGTTTCCGAATTCTTCGCCCGCATCCTGGGGAATGACCCGCGCGCCCTGGACCGCCCGCCGGCCGGCCCCGGCGACGGGGGCAGGACACCGCCCGACAGGATCTTCATCGGCAAGGAAATGGCGCGCACGCTCCAGGTGGGTACGGGGGATACGCTGCGCGTCTTCAACCCCCTGGGGCGGCTGACGCCGTTCGGAATGACGGTTTCCGAAAAGACCCTCGAGGTGGCCGGGGTTTTCGATTCCGGCCTCTGGGACATCGACGCCAACTGGGCCTATATCCATATAGACGCCGCGCGCCGGCTGTTCGCCCACTCCCCCGGCTCCGCCCTCCTGGTCCAGTTCGGGATCGAGGATCTCGACAGCGCCCAGACGATGGCGGACGCGATCCGCCGCCGGGCGGGGGACGACTATGCGACTTCGACCTGGATCGAGCTCAACCGGCCGCTCTTTTCCGCACTCAAGCTGGAAAAAATCGCCCTCTTCATCACCATCGGGCTGATCGTTTTCGTCGCCTCGCTCAATATCGTGACCACGCTGATCATGATGGTGCTCGAAAAGCAGCGCGATATCGCCATCCTCGCCGCGATGGGGGCCACGGCCGACAACATCCAGCGCGTCTTCCGGTTCCAGGGGCTCATCATAGGGGTGACGGGGACCGCCCTGGGGAGCGTGCTGGGCGTCCTGGCGAGCTGGATGCTGGACCATTTCCGGCTGATCCGGCTGGAGGCCGCCATCTACAGCATCCCCTACGTCCCCTTTCACGTCCGCGCGTGGGACGTCGCCCTCATCTCGGCCACGGCCATAGCCATCAGCTTCCTGGCCACGATCTACCCGGCGCGCAGCGCGTCGAAACTGGACCCGGTGGAGGCGCTGCGCTATGAGTAG
- a CDS encoding DUF512 domain-containing protein has product MKARGVRILDVARGSAAASAGLRPGDRILAVDGHETPDELALRFHLAGEAAELCVLTPGGDRRLLSIDLETNPFPGLTLEEFETRTCQNACLFCFVDQLPPGARPALRVKDDDYRLSFLHGNYVTLTNTTRRDLDRIVEERLSPLYVSVHASDPLLRARILGRRRPDDLFGKMRRLLRGGIRIHAQIVLMPGINDGARLEQTVSALYALHPGVRSVAIVPVGLSDHGAPRARLRGVTPGYARALIAEVSGWQARFYARTGSAFAFLADEFYLQGEAPVPESGHYGDFAQIEDGIGMVRTFLDDFEAALARRRPPAPPLRGTLVTGSLFFPVLERCIGRWNRRRGMKLRVLGAENRYMGSRITVAGLLAGRDILEALAGRDPGDWVIVPGEALSVPDGKLLDDLTLRDLSARLGRPVYSGGRSVRDFFRLLGRLRRRKAGLGL; this is encoded by the coding sequence ATGAAGGCCCGAGGGGTCAGGATTCTTGATGTGGCCCGCGGCTCGGCCGCGGCAAGCGCGGGACTCAGGCCGGGGGACCGGATCCTGGCCGTCGACGGACACGAAACGCCGGACGAACTGGCCCTCAGGTTCCATCTCGCCGGGGAGGCGGCCGAACTGTGCGTCCTGACCCCCGGCGGGGACCGCCGGCTCCTCTCGATCGACCTCGAGACCAACCCCTTTCCGGGCCTCACCCTCGAGGAATTCGAGACCCGTACATGCCAGAACGCCTGCCTGTTCTGCTTCGTCGACCAGCTCCCCCCCGGCGCCCGGCCGGCGCTCCGGGTCAAGGACGACGACTACCGGCTCTCCTTCCTGCACGGCAACTACGTCACCCTGACCAACACGACGCGGCGGGACCTCGACCGTATCGTCGAGGAGCGGCTGTCCCCCCTGTACGTTTCCGTGCACGCCTCCGATCCGCTCCTGCGCGCCCGGATCCTTGGGAGGAGACGGCCCGACGACCTTTTCGGGAAGATGCGGAGACTCCTCCGGGGCGGCATCCGGATCCACGCCCAGATCGTGCTGATGCCCGGGATCAACGACGGCGCCCGGCTGGAGCAGACCGTGTCCGCCCTCTACGCCCTCCACCCGGGGGTGCGCTCCGTGGCCATCGTCCCCGTGGGGCTCTCCGACCACGGCGCCCCACGCGCCCGGCTGAGGGGGGTGACGCCCGGATACGCCCGCGCCCTGATCGCGGAGGTCTCCGGCTGGCAGGCGCGGTTTTACGCCCGGACCGGGAGCGCCTTCGCCTTCCTCGCCGACGAATTCTACCTCCAGGGGGAGGCGCCGGTGCCGGAATCGGGGCATTACGGCGACTTCGCCCAGATCGAGGACGGGATCGGGATGGTCCGCACCTTCCTCGACGATTTCGAGGCCGCCCTGGCGCGCCGGCGCCCGCCGGCGCCCCCGCTTCGCGGCACCCTGGTGACGGGCAGCCTCTTCTTCCCCGTCCTCGAGAGATGCATCGGGCGCTGGAACCGCCGCCGCGGGATGAAGCTCCGGGTCCTCGGCGCCGAAAACCGCTACATGGGAAGCCGGATCACCGTCGCCGGGCTGCTCGCCGGCCGCGACATCCTGGAGGCCCTGGCCGGCCGGGACCCGGGCGATTGGGTCATCGTCCCCGGGGAGGCGCTCTCCGTCCCGGACGGAAAGCTGCTCGACGACCTCACGCTGCGGGACCTGTCCGCGCGCCTCGGCAGACCCGTTTATTCCGGCGGCCGCAGCGTCCGCGATTTCTTCCGTCTGCTCGGGAGACTGCGCCGGCGGAAGGCGGGTTTGGGCTTGTAA
- a CDS encoding ABC transporter ATP-binding protein, which produces MSRLLEARDLHKSYPSGAGRLEILSGLSLTVETGEMVAVTGVSGSGKSTLLHLVGGMDRPDRGTVRILGGEITALAAKDLAAFRNRTIGFVFQFHHLLPEFTALENVSMPLLLRGTPPAEATGAAGELLREVGLGERRRHRPGELSGGEQQRVALARALVGRPRLLLADEPTGNLDPHTGLAMADLLLALHESHGLTSLVVTHNERLADVCSRRCRLENGVLTDS; this is translated from the coding sequence ATGAGTAGGCTGCTCGAGGCCCGCGACCTCCACAAGAGCTACCCCTCGGGCGCGGGACGCCTCGAGATCCTGTCGGGACTCTCCCTGACGGTGGAGACGGGAGAGATGGTCGCCGTGACCGGCGTCTCCGGATCGGGCAAGAGCACCCTGCTGCACCTCGTGGGGGGAATGGACCGGCCGGACCGGGGAACGGTCCGGATCCTGGGCGGGGAGATCACGGCGCTCGCGGCGAAGGACCTGGCCGCCTTCAGGAACCGGACCATAGGCTTCGTCTTCCAGTTCCACCACCTCCTCCCCGAATTCACGGCGCTCGAAAACGTCTCGATGCCGCTCCTGCTCCGGGGAACGCCCCCGGCGGAGGCGACCGGCGCCGCCGGGGAGCTGCTCCGGGAAGTGGGGCTCGGTGAACGCCGCCGCCACCGTCCGGGGGAACTCTCCGGGGGGGAGCAGCAGCGGGTGGCGCTGGCCCGCGCCCTCGTCGGACGGCCGCGCCTCCTGCTGGCCGACGAACCGACGGGCAACCTGGACCCCCACACCGGCCTGGCGATGGCCGACCTCCTCCTGGCGCTTCATGAATCTCACGGCCTGACATCCCTCGTCGTCACCCACAACGAGCGCCTGGCCGATGTCTGCTCCCGCCGCTGCCGCCTGGAAAACGGCGTACTGACGGACAGTTAG
- a CDS encoding 6,7-dimethyl-8-ribityllumazine synthase — protein sequence MARIIQGTLDAKGSRFAVVISRFNSFISDRLLSGALDALERHGAAPDDISVVWVPGSFEIPPVARKLALSGKHDAVICLGALLRGETPHFDHLSSTVTKELGSIGLEAGVPVINGVLTCNTMEQAVDRAGLKTGNKGFDAAAAAIEMVQVLKRL from the coding sequence ATGGCCAGAATCATCCAGGGAACACTCGACGCAAAAGGAAGTCGTTTTGCGGTCGTGATCAGCCGCTTCAATTCTTTCATCAGCGACCGCCTGCTTTCCGGCGCGCTCGACGCGCTGGAGCGCCACGGGGCCGCGCCCGATGATATCAGCGTGGTGTGGGTCCCGGGGAGTTTCGAGATCCCGCCGGTCGCCCGGAAGCTGGCGCTTTCCGGGAAACACGACGCCGTGATCTGTCTCGGTGCCCTCCTGCGGGGGGAAACCCCGCATTTCGACCACCTCTCCTCGACGGTCACCAAGGAGCTGGGCTCCATCGGGCTGGAAGCCGGGGTCCCGGTGATCAACGGGGTCCTGACCTGCAACACGATGGAACAGGCGGTGGACCGGGCCGGGCTGAAGACCGGAAACAAGGGGTTCGATGCGGCCGCCGCCGCCATCGAGATGGTCCAGGTGCTGAAGCGGCTCTAG